A genomic segment from Xiphophorus maculatus strain JP 163 A chromosome 6, X_maculatus-5.0-male, whole genome shotgun sequence encodes:
- the LOC102220855 gene encoding alanine aminotransferase 2-like isoform X1: MSATRVQLISPRTLRLLSPGRSALFLPGGGGPHRGGGVPGFRSLIFPSLSSSFSSPGRALSSLSTTRRGLPKTKMSDNGTMTRGKVLTIDNMNPTVKKVEYAVRGPIVQRAVELEKELSEGRKKPFAEVIKANIGDAQAMGQQPITFFRQVLALCSYPELLSDSTFPEDAKSRACRILNSCGGNSMGAYSASQGIGSVRQDVARYIERRDGGVPCEPDNIYLTTGASDGIVTMLKLLVCGEGATRTGVMISIPQYPLYSAALAELSAVQINYYLNEEKCWSLDIGELQRALDEARLHCNPRALCIINPGNPTGQVQSRECIEDVIRFAAKERLFLMADEVYQDNVYAEGCQFHSFKKVLFEMGPEYSETVELASFHSTSKCYMGECGFRGGYMEIINMDDDVKDQLTKLLSVRLCSPVPGQALMDLVVNPPQPGEPSYERFIKERTATLSALAEKARLTEQVLNTVEGIRCNPVQGAMYSFPRITIPEKAIQEAKKLGQQPDMFYCMKMLEETGICLVPGSGFGQREGTYHFRMTILPPTDKLKILLNNVKEFHQRFTQQYS; encoded by the exons ATGTCTGCCACGCGTGTGCAGCTTATTTCACCCAGAACCCTACGGCTTCTAAGCCCGGGGCGAAGCGCGCTGTTCTTACCCGGCGGCGGTGGACCGCATCGGGGTGGCGGTGTTCCCGGGTTCCGCTCACTCATCTTTCCTTCTCtgtcctcctccttttcttctcccGGCAGAGCCTTATCCAGTTTGAGCACTACGCGGCGTGGActtcccaaaacaaaaatgtccgATAACGGGACGATGACTCGGGGCAAGGTGCTGACCATCGACAACATGAACCCCACAGTGAAGAAGGTGGAGTACGCCGTGCGGGGGCCCATCGTGCAGCGAGCCGtggagctggagaaggagcTCAGTGAG GGAAGGAAGAAGCCCTTCGCAGAGGTCATCAAGGCCAACATTGGTGATGCGCAGGCCATGGGCCAGCAGCCAATCACTTTTTTCCGACAG GTGCTGGCGCTGTGTTCCTATCCTGAGCTGCTGAGTGACAGCACATTCCCAGAGGATGCGAAAAGTAGAGCATGTCGCATTCTGAACTCCTGTGGAGGGAACAGTATGG GTGCCTACAGTGCAAGTCAGGGCATAGGCTCTGTACGTCAGGATGTGGCTCGTTACATCGAAAGGCGTGACGGCGGCGTGCCCTGCGAGCCAGACAACATTTACCTCACCACGGGGGCCAGCGACGGCATTGTG ACCATGCTGAAGCTTCTGGTGTGTGGCGAAGGTGCAACGCGCACAGGTGTCATGATCTCCATACCTCAGTACCCCCTGTATTCAGCCGCACTTGCTGAGCTCAGCGCTGTGCAGATCAATTATTACCTTAATGAAGAAAAGTGCTGGAGTCTGGACATCGGTGAGCTTCAGCGAGCTTTGGATGAGGCCAGACTCCACTGCAACCCCCGCGCCCTGTGCATCATCAACCCTGGAAATCCCACAG GTCAGGTGCAGAGCAGAGAGTGCATTGAGGATGTAATCCGATTTGCTGCAAAAGAGCGTCTCTTCCTCATGGCCGATGAG GTGTACCAGGATAATGTGTACGCTGAAGGTTGCCAGTTCCACTCCTTTAAGAAGGTTCTGTTTGAGATGGGGCCGGAGTACTCTGAAACAGTTGAACTGGCATCGTTCCACTCCACCTCCAAGTGTTACATGGGAGA GTGTGGCTTCCGCGGCGGCTACATGGAGATCATCAACATGGACGATGATGTAAAGGACCAGTTGACCAAGCTGCTTTCGGTCCGTCTCTGTTCTCCTGTTCCTGGCCAAGCTCTAATGGACCTGGTGGTAAACCCCCCTCAGCCTGGGGAACCTTCATATGAGCGCTTCATCAAG GAACGCACGGCTACCTTAAGTGCCTTAGCAGAGAAGGCCAGACTTACTGAGCAGGTACTCAATACTGTGGAGGGCATCCGCTGCAATCCTGTGCAGGGTGCGATGTACTCCTTTCCTCGCATTACCATACCTGAAAAGGCCATCCAAGAGGCCAAG AAACTTGGTCAGCAGCCGGATATGTTTTACTGCATGAAGATGCTGGAAGAGACGGGAATTTGCCTCGTCCCTGGAAGTGGTTTTGGCCAAAGAGAAGGAACGTACCACTTCAG AATGACCATCTTGCCACCAACAGATAAGCTGAAGATCCTGCTGAACAACGTTAAGGAGTTCCACCAGAGGTTCACCCAGCAGTATTCCTAA
- the LOC102220855 gene encoding alanine aminotransferase 2-like isoform X2 — translation MNHGTALLWKRRALSSLSTTRRGLPKTKMSDNGTMTRGKVLTIDNMNPTVKKVEYAVRGPIVQRAVELEKELSEGRKKPFAEVIKANIGDAQAMGQQPITFFRQVLALCSYPELLSDSTFPEDAKSRACRILNSCGGNSMGAYSASQGIGSVRQDVARYIERRDGGVPCEPDNIYLTTGASDGIVTMLKLLVCGEGATRTGVMISIPQYPLYSAALAELSAVQINYYLNEEKCWSLDIGELQRALDEARLHCNPRALCIINPGNPTGQVQSRECIEDVIRFAAKERLFLMADEVYQDNVYAEGCQFHSFKKVLFEMGPEYSETVELASFHSTSKCYMGECGFRGGYMEIINMDDDVKDQLTKLLSVRLCSPVPGQALMDLVVNPPQPGEPSYERFIKERTATLSALAEKARLTEQVLNTVEGIRCNPVQGAMYSFPRITIPEKAIQEAKKLGQQPDMFYCMKMLEETGICLVPGSGFGQREGTYHFRMTILPPTDKLKILLNNVKEFHQRFTQQYS, via the exons AGCCTTATCCAGTTTGAGCACTACGCGGCGTGGActtcccaaaacaaaaatgtccgATAACGGGACGATGACTCGGGGCAAGGTGCTGACCATCGACAACATGAACCCCACAGTGAAGAAGGTGGAGTACGCCGTGCGGGGGCCCATCGTGCAGCGAGCCGtggagctggagaaggagcTCAGTGAG GGAAGGAAGAAGCCCTTCGCAGAGGTCATCAAGGCCAACATTGGTGATGCGCAGGCCATGGGCCAGCAGCCAATCACTTTTTTCCGACAG GTGCTGGCGCTGTGTTCCTATCCTGAGCTGCTGAGTGACAGCACATTCCCAGAGGATGCGAAAAGTAGAGCATGTCGCATTCTGAACTCCTGTGGAGGGAACAGTATGG GTGCCTACAGTGCAAGTCAGGGCATAGGCTCTGTACGTCAGGATGTGGCTCGTTACATCGAAAGGCGTGACGGCGGCGTGCCCTGCGAGCCAGACAACATTTACCTCACCACGGGGGCCAGCGACGGCATTGTG ACCATGCTGAAGCTTCTGGTGTGTGGCGAAGGTGCAACGCGCACAGGTGTCATGATCTCCATACCTCAGTACCCCCTGTATTCAGCCGCACTTGCTGAGCTCAGCGCTGTGCAGATCAATTATTACCTTAATGAAGAAAAGTGCTGGAGTCTGGACATCGGTGAGCTTCAGCGAGCTTTGGATGAGGCCAGACTCCACTGCAACCCCCGCGCCCTGTGCATCATCAACCCTGGAAATCCCACAG GTCAGGTGCAGAGCAGAGAGTGCATTGAGGATGTAATCCGATTTGCTGCAAAAGAGCGTCTCTTCCTCATGGCCGATGAG GTGTACCAGGATAATGTGTACGCTGAAGGTTGCCAGTTCCACTCCTTTAAGAAGGTTCTGTTTGAGATGGGGCCGGAGTACTCTGAAACAGTTGAACTGGCATCGTTCCACTCCACCTCCAAGTGTTACATGGGAGA GTGTGGCTTCCGCGGCGGCTACATGGAGATCATCAACATGGACGATGATGTAAAGGACCAGTTGACCAAGCTGCTTTCGGTCCGTCTCTGTTCTCCTGTTCCTGGCCAAGCTCTAATGGACCTGGTGGTAAACCCCCCTCAGCCTGGGGAACCTTCATATGAGCGCTTCATCAAG GAACGCACGGCTACCTTAAGTGCCTTAGCAGAGAAGGCCAGACTTACTGAGCAGGTACTCAATACTGTGGAGGGCATCCGCTGCAATCCTGTGCAGGGTGCGATGTACTCCTTTCCTCGCATTACCATACCTGAAAAGGCCATCCAAGAGGCCAAG AAACTTGGTCAGCAGCCGGATATGTTTTACTGCATGAAGATGCTGGAAGAGACGGGAATTTGCCTCGTCCCTGGAAGTGGTTTTGGCCAAAGAGAAGGAACGTACCACTTCAG AATGACCATCTTGCCACCAACAGATAAGCTGAAGATCCTGCTGAACAACGTTAAGGAGTTCCACCAGAGGTTCACCCAGCAGTATTCCTAA
- the LOC102220855 gene encoding alanine aminotransferase 2-like isoform X3, producing MSDNGTMTRGKVLTIDNMNPTVKKVEYAVRGPIVQRAVELEKELSEGRKKPFAEVIKANIGDAQAMGQQPITFFRQVLALCSYPELLSDSTFPEDAKSRACRILNSCGGNSMGAYSASQGIGSVRQDVARYIERRDGGVPCEPDNIYLTTGASDGIVTMLKLLVCGEGATRTGVMISIPQYPLYSAALAELSAVQINYYLNEEKCWSLDIGELQRALDEARLHCNPRALCIINPGNPTGQVQSRECIEDVIRFAAKERLFLMADEVYQDNVYAEGCQFHSFKKVLFEMGPEYSETVELASFHSTSKCYMGECGFRGGYMEIINMDDDVKDQLTKLLSVRLCSPVPGQALMDLVVNPPQPGEPSYERFIKERTATLSALAEKARLTEQVLNTVEGIRCNPVQGAMYSFPRITIPEKAIQEAKKLGQQPDMFYCMKMLEETGICLVPGSGFGQREGTYHFRMTILPPTDKLKILLNNVKEFHQRFTQQYS from the exons atgtccgATAACGGGACGATGACTCGGGGCAAGGTGCTGACCATCGACAACATGAACCCCACAGTGAAGAAGGTGGAGTACGCCGTGCGGGGGCCCATCGTGCAGCGAGCCGtggagctggagaaggagcTCAGTGAG GGAAGGAAGAAGCCCTTCGCAGAGGTCATCAAGGCCAACATTGGTGATGCGCAGGCCATGGGCCAGCAGCCAATCACTTTTTTCCGACAG GTGCTGGCGCTGTGTTCCTATCCTGAGCTGCTGAGTGACAGCACATTCCCAGAGGATGCGAAAAGTAGAGCATGTCGCATTCTGAACTCCTGTGGAGGGAACAGTATGG GTGCCTACAGTGCAAGTCAGGGCATAGGCTCTGTACGTCAGGATGTGGCTCGTTACATCGAAAGGCGTGACGGCGGCGTGCCCTGCGAGCCAGACAACATTTACCTCACCACGGGGGCCAGCGACGGCATTGTG ACCATGCTGAAGCTTCTGGTGTGTGGCGAAGGTGCAACGCGCACAGGTGTCATGATCTCCATACCTCAGTACCCCCTGTATTCAGCCGCACTTGCTGAGCTCAGCGCTGTGCAGATCAATTATTACCTTAATGAAGAAAAGTGCTGGAGTCTGGACATCGGTGAGCTTCAGCGAGCTTTGGATGAGGCCAGACTCCACTGCAACCCCCGCGCCCTGTGCATCATCAACCCTGGAAATCCCACAG GTCAGGTGCAGAGCAGAGAGTGCATTGAGGATGTAATCCGATTTGCTGCAAAAGAGCGTCTCTTCCTCATGGCCGATGAG GTGTACCAGGATAATGTGTACGCTGAAGGTTGCCAGTTCCACTCCTTTAAGAAGGTTCTGTTTGAGATGGGGCCGGAGTACTCTGAAACAGTTGAACTGGCATCGTTCCACTCCACCTCCAAGTGTTACATGGGAGA GTGTGGCTTCCGCGGCGGCTACATGGAGATCATCAACATGGACGATGATGTAAAGGACCAGTTGACCAAGCTGCTTTCGGTCCGTCTCTGTTCTCCTGTTCCTGGCCAAGCTCTAATGGACCTGGTGGTAAACCCCCCTCAGCCTGGGGAACCTTCATATGAGCGCTTCATCAAG GAACGCACGGCTACCTTAAGTGCCTTAGCAGAGAAGGCCAGACTTACTGAGCAGGTACTCAATACTGTGGAGGGCATCCGCTGCAATCCTGTGCAGGGTGCGATGTACTCCTTTCCTCGCATTACCATACCTGAAAAGGCCATCCAAGAGGCCAAG AAACTTGGTCAGCAGCCGGATATGTTTTACTGCATGAAGATGCTGGAAGAGACGGGAATTTGCCTCGTCCCTGGAAGTGGTTTTGGCCAAAGAGAAGGAACGTACCACTTCAG AATGACCATCTTGCCACCAACAGATAAGCTGAAGATCCTGCTGAACAACGTTAAGGAGTTCCACCAGAGGTTCACCCAGCAGTATTCCTAA